One region of Vitis vinifera cultivar Pinot Noir 40024 chromosome 1, ASM3070453v1 genomic DNA includes:
- the SAMDC gene encoding S-adenosylmethionine decarboxylase proenzyme — protein MALPVSAIGFEGYEKRLEISFSEPGIFSDPEGRGLRSLSRAQLDEILEPAECIIVGSLSNDIVDSYVLSESSLFVYPYKIIIKTCGTTKLLLSIPPILKLADALSLSVSCVRYTRGSFNFPGAQPYPHRHFSEEVAVLDSYFGKLGSGSKAYVMGSSDKSQKWHVYSASAEVRSACDPVYTLEMCMTGLDREMASVFYKTHSSSAVKMTDTSGIRKILPDSEICDFEFDPCGYSMNAIEGAAISTIHVTPEDGFSYASFETMGYNPKDVNLSQLIERVLSCFQPNEFSVAVHADISGKLLERNCLLDVKGYCCEERSNEELGMCGSIVYHRFMKTEGLVSPRSILKCCWKEEEEEEEEKE, from the coding sequence ATGGCCTTGCCAGTCTCAGCAATTGGATTTGAAGGTTATGAAAAGAGGCTAGAGATATCATTTTCTGAACCAGGCATCTTTTCTGATCCTGAAGGAAGGGGTCTCCGATCCCTGTCGAGAGCCCAGTTGGATGAGATTCTTGAACCAGCTGAGTGCATTATAGTTGGTTCATTGTCAAATGATATTGTTGATTCCTATGTCTTGTCTGAGTCTAGCCTCTTTGTTTACCCTTACAAGATCATCATCAAAACCTGTGGGACAACAAAGCTGCTTCTTTCAATCCCACCCATCTTGAAGTTGGCTGACGCCCTCTCCCTCTCTGTAAGTTGTGTGAGGTATACTCGTGGGAGCTTCAATTTTCCTGGTGCTCAGCCATATCCTCATCGTCACTTCTCAGAAGAAGTGGCCGTCCTTGACAGCTATTTTGGGAAGCTTGGTTCAGGTAGCAAGGCTTATGTGATGGGCAGTTCTGACAAATCACAGAAATGGCATGTGTACTCTGCTTCTGCAGAAGTGAGGAGCGCCTGTGACCCTGTTTATACTCTGGAGATGTGCATGACTGGTTTGGACAGGGAGATGGCTTCTGTATTCTACAAAACCCACTCAAGCTCAGCAGTTAAAATGACTGACACTTCTGGTATTAGAAAGATTCTTCCAGATTCTGAAATATGTGATTTTGAATTTGATCCATGTGGTTATTCCATGAATGCCATTGAAGGAGCTGCAATTTCCACCATTCATGTCACGCCTGAAGATGGTTTTAGTTATGCTAGCTTTGAAACGATGGGATATAATCCAAAAGATGTGAACCTGAGCCAGCTGATTGAAAGGGTGTTGTCTTGTTTCCAACCGAATGAGTTCTCTGTAGCGGTGCATGCTGACATCTCGGGTAAGTTACTTGAGCGAAATTGCCTTCTGGATGTAAAGGGATACTGTTGTGAAGAGAGAAGCAACGAAGAACTTGGTATGTGTGGTTCCATTGTATACCATAGGTTCATGAAGACTGAGGGGTTGGTGTCTCCTAGATCAATTCTGAAATGCTGCtggaaagaggaagaagaagaagaagaagaaaaggaatag